In Mugil cephalus isolate CIBA_MC_2020 chromosome 19, CIBA_Mcephalus_1.1, whole genome shotgun sequence, the genomic stretch GATATTCCCCAGAACCGGAGATGGGGGCAGAGGAAGCGAGCAAACAGGTCGCGGAGCCAAATGTGGCGACGCCTAAGAAAGGTGACACGCCAACTGTTTGTGCCGAGGAGCTTTTGGAAGTCCGCGACGACTTCCTTCACTGTCCCTCCTGCCCCAAAACGTTCGGTCGGGCCGCCTCGctcaacatccacatgaagacTCACAGCGGGGAGAAGGCTCACAACTGCAGCTATTGTGGTAAATCCTTTGGTCGGGCTGATCTCCTCAAATCCCACAAGCGCACCCACACGGGAGAGAGACCCTACAGCTGCAACATCTGCAGTAAAACGTACGCGCACCCTAGCCAGCTTAGGATACACAAACGCATCCACACCGGAGAGAAACCGTATCCCTGCACGCACTGTGGGAAGCGCTTCAACGAGCACAACCAGCTCAAAGTCCACTTGCGGACTCACACGGGGGAGCGGCCTTACAGCTGCCAGGAGTGTGGCAAGACGTTCAGCAATGCGGGAAACCTGCGCATACACGAAAGGATCCACACCGGCGAGAAGCCGTATTGCTGCGCTCAGTGCGGGAAAAGGTTCAACGGCTTGGGTGACCTCAAGACGCATTACAGGATCCACACCGGAGAGAGGCCGTACATGTGCGAGCTGTGCAAGAAGACCTTCAGCCAGGCCGGCCACCTCACCATACACATGCGGATGCACACGGGGGAGAGACCGTACAGCTGCAGCGAGTGCGGCAAGAAGTTTACAGTGGCCAGCAGCCTCAAACTGCACCAGAGGACTCACACGGGAGAGAAGGAGTACAGCTGCTCGTACTGCAGCAAGAGCTTCAGCAGGTCCGGCCACCTGAAGAGGCACGAGCTGGTCCACACCAAAGAGAAGGTCTTCCTCTGCAGCCACTGTGGGAAGACCTACACCGACCAGTCCTCCCTCAAGAAGCACCTGAAGACGCATACGgcaaaagaggagagagctcAGAGTGAAGGAAGCACGAGCGAGGCCGAAACAAACCCGGCCCAGCCGGCAGCCTCGGAGACACTTTTAAACAATGAGAAAAATTAGAGGAATTAGGAGGGGAGTCAACCGAAAAAGCAAGGTccaatatgttgtttttttgtttgtttgtttgcttttttttatgtggtttgTTATTTCGCAACTTACATCAGCAGATTAAGTTTAGTCAATATGTCGAGGAGGGGGTTCAGTTGCCACCATGTTATTTTCAATATCTGGGTCAATTTTATCATCGTTGTCAGGTATCATAGTTGATCAcgttttggctgttttcaggcctaatgTAACCAgtcaccacatggcatttttatggAAAGATT encodes the following:
- the LOC124996599 gene encoding zinc finger protein 391 isoform X2 gives rise to the protein MDAREEDAREQFSQTEWNGRPFSSGTFKMSICSSDKKSSRRKNKAKAKQNLSSTSILMQTNQVVEQPPEGFVSTSVKSDLDESSAIDLSQSSALLNLTVKPVKSESSEVSRVSHDAYAPPSGPEQDSAGSAVVSDGYTPNGEFFKTEEEEQNGVMHYGNSEGFFEQELKYALRYSPEPEMGAEEASKQVAEPNVATPKKGDTPTVCAEELLEVRDDFLHCPSCPKTFGRAASLNIHMKTHSGEKAHNCSYCGKSFGRADLLKSHKRTHTGERPYSCNICSKTYAHPSQLRIHKRIHTGEKPYPCTHCGKRFNEHNQLKVHLRTHTGERPYSCQECGKTFSNAGNLRIHERIHTGEKPYCCAQCGKRFNGLGDLKTHYRIHTGERPYMCELCKKTFSQAGHLTIHMRMHTGERPYSCSECGKKFTVASSLKLHQRTHTGEKEYSCSYCSKSFSRSGHLKRHELVHTKEKVFLCSHCGKTYTDQSSLKKHLKTHTAKEERAQSEGSTSEAETNPAQPAASETLLNNEKN
- the LOC124996599 gene encoding zinc finger protein 391 isoform X1 codes for the protein MARPGDLKNFLESSLNEIFKATVSDILDSVDRTLSVYQGTIQRIESENEGLKRLLLAQKSAESAPSDAREEDAREQFSQTEWNGRPFSSGTFKMSICSSDKKSSRRKNKAKAKQNLSSTSILMQTNQVVEQPPEGFVSTSVKSDLDESSAIDLSQSSALLNLTVKPVKSESSEVSRVSHDAYAPPSGPEQDSAGSAVVSDGYTPNGEFFKTEEEEQNGVMHYGNSEGFFEQELKYALRYSPEPEMGAEEASKQVAEPNVATPKKGDTPTVCAEELLEVRDDFLHCPSCPKTFGRAASLNIHMKTHSGEKAHNCSYCGKSFGRADLLKSHKRTHTGERPYSCNICSKTYAHPSQLRIHKRIHTGEKPYPCTHCGKRFNEHNQLKVHLRTHTGERPYSCQECGKTFSNAGNLRIHERIHTGEKPYCCAQCGKRFNGLGDLKTHYRIHTGERPYMCELCKKTFSQAGHLTIHMRMHTGERPYSCSECGKKFTVASSLKLHQRTHTGEKEYSCSYCSKSFSRSGHLKRHELVHTKEKVFLCSHCGKTYTDQSSLKKHLKTHTAKEERAQSEGSTSEAETNPAQPAASETLLNNEKN